In one window of Henckelia pumila isolate YLH828 chromosome 1, ASM3356847v2, whole genome shotgun sequence DNA:
- the LOC140877950 gene encoding uncharacterized protein, which produces MTSGEELSKNQAAQKLDQITRGREERIAYKDAGFLSLSYGETMNYIDSSKISWAPDVDYVASENCTSVVFLEGHLRLVSVRFFPDSEVRKLGAWVLKEVGFELGFGLGRDRFELINGLGAGLLRTGEWARDRVASSWEICLGQGLVKLGI; this is translated from the exons ATGACTTCAGGTGAAGAGCTCTCAAAAAATCAAGCTGCACAG AAGCTAGATCAGATAACTAGAGGAAGAGAAGAAAGGATTGCTTACAAAGATGCAG GTTTCTTGAGTTTATCATATGGTGAAACGATGAATTACATCGATTCTTCTAAAATTTCATGGGCACCGGATGTGGATTATGTAGCTAGTGAAAACTGTACAAGTGTGGTTTTTCTGGAGGGACATCTTCGTCTAGTCTCTGTCCGATTTTTCCCAGATTCTGAAGTCAGAAA GTTGGGTGCTTGGGTTTTGAAAGAGGTTGGTTTCGAGCTGGGATTTGGATTAGGCAGGGACCGATTTGAACTGATAAATGGCCTTGGGGCAGGGCTTCTTCGAACTGGGGAATGGGCTAGGGACAGGGTTGCTTCGAGCTGGGAAATTTGCTTAGGACAGGGGCTGGTCAAGCTGGGAATTTAG